The following are from one region of the Carcharodon carcharias isolate sCarCar2 chromosome 27, sCarCar2.pri, whole genome shotgun sequence genome:
- the LOC121270561 gene encoding zinc finger protein 239-like — MEPKSTIHSGEKLWKCGDYENGFNYPSELEIHQRIHTEERPFTCSECGKGFTKSNYLRKHQRVHTGKRPFTCSECGKGFINSSDLLTHRRVHTGERPFICPKCGKGFAQSSTLLIHQRGHTGERPFTCSVCGKGFTCSSNLMRHQQIHTDKKPFKCTDCEKCYKSFEELMSHQRFHTDERPFRCSHCGAGFRQSCELTVHQRIHTGERPFLCSECGKGFTQSSHLLRHQRVHTDERPFKCPDCGRCYKSSGELMRHQRIHTDVRPFRCSQCGTGFRWSSELTVHQRAHTGERPFICSECGKGFTQSSHLQKHQRVHSAERPFICIVCGKRFTRSSTLMSHQRVHKQLQ; from the coding sequence ATGGAACCAAAAAGCACCATTCACTCTGGGGAAAAACTATGGAAGTGTGGGGACTATGAGAATGGATTCAATTACCCATCTGAGCTGGAAAttcaccagcgaattcacactgaggagaggccgttcacttgttctgagtgcgggaagggattcacaAAGTCAAACTACCTGCgaaaacaccagcgagttcacactgggaagaggccgttcacctgctccgagtgtgggaaaggattcattaATTCATCTGATCTGCTGACACACCgaagagttcacactggggagaggccattcatctgccccaagtgtgggaagggattcgctcaGTCATCCACCCTGCTTATACACCAGCgaggtcacactggggagagaccgttcacctgctctgtgtgtgggaagggattcacttgctCATCAAACCTGATGagacaccagcaaattcacaccGACAAGAAACCTTTCAAATGCACAGACTGTgagaagtgctataaaagttttgaggaactgatgtcccatcaacgttTTCACACTGACGaaagaccgttcaggtgctctcactgtggggctGGGTTCAGGCAATCATGTgaactcactgtacaccagcgaattcacactggggagagaccgttcctctgctccgagtgtgggaagggattcactcagtcatcgcacctgctgaggcaccagcgagttcacactgatgagagaccttttaaatgcccagactgcgGAAGGTGCTATAAAAGTTCTGGGGAACTGATGCGCCATCAACGTATTCACACTGATGTGAGACCATTCAGATGCTCTCAATGTGGCACTGGGTTCAGGTGGTCATCTgaactcactgtacaccagcgagcacacactggggagaggccatttatcTGCTCTGAGTgcggaaagggattcactcagtcatcccacctgcagaaacaccagcgagttcacagtgcGGAGAGACCATTTATCTGcattgtgtgtgggaagagattcactcggtcatccaccCTGATGAgtcatcagcgagttcacaaacAATTACAgtga
- the LOC121270569 gene encoding zinc finger protein 271-like produces the protein MEGKSTAQSGEKPWKCGDCEERFSYPCELETHRRTHTGERPFTCSVCGKGFSRSSQLITHQRVHTGEKPFTCSKCGKGFTQSSNLLTHQRVHTGERPFQCPDCGKCYRSSGDLMSHQRVHTDERPFRCSHCGAGFRGSFQLTVHQRIHTGERPFTCYMCGKGFTQLSHVLRHERVHTGERPFECPDCGKCYKSSGELISHQRIHTDERPFRCFYCGAAFRGSSQLSVHQRIHTGDRPFTCSECGKGFTQSSTLLNHQRVHTGERPFTCSECGKRFTRLSHLRGHQRGHTGERPFTCSLCGKGFTQTTKLMLHQQIHTEERPFSCTRCGMKFRSASTLLRHQQLHTGQRPYTCSICGKGFSQSSGLCTHQRIHTEEKAFSCTSCGKRFRQSSELNEHQRIHTGERPFICTVCRKGFTRSSHLLRHQRVHTEERPFNCISCEKRFRQSSDLKAHQRVHTGERPFTCRVCGKGFTQSAHLLTHQRVHKKLQESDSAVIVCS, from the exons atggaaggaaaaagcactgCTCAAAGTGgagagaaaccgtggaaatgtggagactgtgaggagagattcAGTTACCCATgtgagctggaaactcatcgacgcactcacactggggagaggccatttacctgttccgtgtgtgggaagggattctctCGATCATCCCAGCTGAttacacaccagcgagttcacaccggggagaaaccattcacctgctccaagtgtggcaagggattcactcagtcttccaacctgctgacacaccagcgggttcacactggggagagaccttttCAATGCCCAGACTGTGGAAAGTGTTATAGAAGTTCTGGGGacctgatgtcccatcaacgtgttcacactgatgagagaccgttcaggtgctctcactgtggggctGGGTTCAGGGGATCATTtcaactcactgtacaccagcgaattcacactggggagaggccatttactTGCTATATGTGTGGcaaaggattcactcagttatcccacgtGCTGAGACACGaaagagttcacactggggaaagaccTTTTGaatgcccagactgtgggaagtgctataaaagttccgGGGAACTGATATCCCATCAACGtattcacactgacgagagaccgttcaggtgctttTACTGTGGGGCTGCTTTCAGGGGATCATCTCAACTTTCTGTAcatcagcgaattcacactggggacaggccattcacctgctctgagtgtgggaagggattcactcagtcatccaccctgctgaatcaccagcgagttcatactggggagaggccattcacctgctccgagtgcggAAAGAGATTCACTCGATTGTCCCACCTGCGAGGTCACCAGCGAGGTCAC actggggagagaccattcacctgttccctgtgtgggaagggatttactcagaCAACCAAACTCATGttacaccagcaaattcacactgaggagaggccgttCAGCTGTACTCGCTGTGGAATGAAATTCAGGAGTGCATCCAccctgctgaggcaccagcagCTTCATACTGGGCAGAGGCCATACACCTGCTCcatatgtgggaagggattcagtcagtcatCTGGACTTTgcacacaccagcgaattcacactgaggagaaggcattcagctgcacttcctgtggaaagagattcaggcAGTCATCCGAGCTCAATGAACACCagagaattcacactggggagaggccattcatctgcaccgtgtgtaggaagggattcactcggtcatcccaccttctaagacaccagcgagttcacactgaggagagaccattcAACTGCATTTCCTGTGAAAAGAGATTCAGGCAGTCATCCGACCTCAAAGcacaccaacgagttcacactggggaaaggccattcacttgccgtgtgtgtgggaagggattcactcagtcagccCACCtgttgacacaccagcgagttcataagAAACTGCAGGAgtcggattctgctgttattgtttGCTCTTAA